The Mugil cephalus isolate CIBA_MC_2020 chromosome 11, CIBA_Mcephalus_1.1, whole genome shotgun sequence genome includes a window with the following:
- the LOC125016649 gene encoding lymphocyte antigen 75-like produces the protein MGKKRIPELTLSLLLTAALCLGAKIQTLVYLPDVTLNWDDARQYCQREHVDLVTRTVVSVFPLVKVMTAAGVKIAWMGLHRRLDKPTVWKWVDLETGKGISGADLSWRSYWASMEKSNHCAYMADNLMWYSAPCSKAYPYYCSDGKRVEYHSFNRSWYNASWSCQEQGSYLATIDSSSKDYVAEGGWIGLYRKTEQDWSWVGNLSSRYRNWAPSHPFVEDCGYFSSTVKLWHSTKCDRELWFLCYDVNVVVVNENKTWEDALRHCRGMERTCAPYNGPCVKNFDLVSLTDPFEFRHIRRKIDRLTSTNEVWTGLRFLGGEWWWSNGEELDQDGALPDCPPQGEHCGVLSRKTNDLEIRDCAEKRNFVCSGEVEE, from the exons ATGGGGAAAAAGAGGATCCCTGAGCTCACACTATCCCTCCTTCTCACTGCTGCTCTTTGCCTGGGAGCAAAGATCCAGACCTTAGTTTATCTTCCCGACGTAACTTTGAACTGGGATGATGCGAGACAGTACTGCCAGAGGGAGCACGTAGACTTGGTGACTAGGACGGTGGTGAGCGTCTTCCCACTGGTTAAGGTGATGACGGCCGCTGGCGTCAAAATTGCCTGGATGGGTCTGCACAGACGTCTTGACAAACCGACAGTGTGGAAGTGGGTAGATCTAGA AACTGGTAAAGGGATCTCAGGAGCTGATCTCTCATGGAGGTCTTACTGGGCCAGTATGGAGAAGAGCAATCATTGTGCCTATATGGCAGATAATCTCATGTGGTACAGTGCTCCATGTTCAAAGGCATATCCTTATTACTGCTCTGACGGGAAAAGGGTTGAGTATCACAGTTTTAACAGGAGCTGGTACAATGCTTCATGGTCCTGCCAAGAACAGGGTAGTTATCTAGCCACCATCGACAGTTCCAGCAAAGATTATGTTGCTGAAGGGGGTTGGATTGGACTGTACAGAAAGACTGAACAGGACTGGAGCTGGGTTGGAAATCTGTCATCGAGGTACAGAAACTGGGCACCAAGCCATCCATTTGTTGAAGACTGTGGGTATTTTTCTTCTACTGTGAAACTGTGGCACAGCACCAAATGCGACAGAGAGCTTTGGTTTCTCTGCTACGATGTCaacgtggtggtggtgaacGAGAACAAGACGTGGGAGGACGCTCTGAGACACTGCAGGGGGATGGAAAGAACGTGCGCCCCCTATAACGGGCCCTGCGTCAAAAACTTCGACCTCGTGAGCCTGACGGACCCGTTTGAATTCAGACACATCAGAAGAAAGATTGACAGACTGACCAGCACTAATGAG GTGTGGACGGGCTTACGCTTCCTGGGAGGGGAGTGGTGGTGGTCGAATGGAGAGGAGCTGGACCAGGATGGGGCGCTGCCAGACTGTCCTCCGCAGGGTGAACACTGTGGGGTCTTGTCACGCAAGACAAATGATTTGGAGATACGAGACTGCGCAGAAAAGAGAAACTTTGTGTGCTCTGGTGAGGTAGAAGAGTAG
- the gapdhs gene encoding glyceraldehyde-3-phosphate dehydrogenase 2 — protein MSDLCVGINGFGRIGRLVLRACLQKGIKVVAVNDPFIDLQYMVYMFKYDSTHGRYNGEVSQEDGKLIVDGNAISVFQCMKPAEIPWGSAGAKYVVESTGVFLSVEKASSHLQGGAQRVVVSAPSPDAPMFVMGVNEDKYDPSSMTIVSNASCTTNCLAPLAKVIHDHFGIEEALMTTVHAYTATQKTVDGPSAKAWRDGRGAHQNIIPASTGAAKAVGKVIPELNGKLTGMAFRVPVADVSVVDLTCRLSKPASYAEIKEAVKKAAHGSMKGVLGYTEDQVVSSDFIGDTHSSIFDAGAGISLNDNFVKLISWYDNEFGYSNRVADLLLYMHSKE, from the exons ATGTCAGACCTCTGTGTTGGAATCAATGG cttcGGTCGTATTGGCCGCCTGGTCCTGAGGGCTTGCCTCCAGAAAGGCATCAAAGTTGTGGCCGTCAATGACCCCTTCATTGACTTGCAGTACATG GTCTACATGTTCAAGTACGACTCCACTCATGGCCGTTACAATGGCGAGGTCTCCCAGGAGGATGGCAAGCTGATCGTCGACGGAAACGCCATCTCTGTCTTCCAGTG TATGAAGCCAGCTGAGATCCCCTGGGGCAGCGCTGGAGCCAAATACGTTGTTGAGTCCACTGGAGTCTTCCTCAGCGTAGAGAAGGCCTCT TCTCACCTCCAGGGCGGCGCACAGCGTGTGGTTGTGTCTGCTCCCTCACCTGACGCTCCTATGTTCGTCATGGGAGTTAACGAGGACAAATACGACCCCTCCTCCATGACCATTGTCAG CAATGCCTCCTGTACCACCAACTGCCTGGCTCCCCTGGCCAAAGTCATCCACGACCACTTCGGCATTGAGGAGGCCCTCATG ACCACAGTCCATGCATACACAGCCACCCAGAAGACAGTGGATGGCCCCAGCGCTAAGGCCTGGCGTGATGGCCGCGGTGCCCACCAGAACATCATCCCAGCCTCCACCGGTGCTGCCAAGGCCGTGGGCAAAGTCATCCCCGAGCTCAACGG tAAGCTGACAGGCATGGCCTTCAGGGTGCCAGTGGCTGATGTGTCAGTGGTGGATCTGACATGCCGTCTTTCCAAGCCTGCATCCTACGCTGAAATTAAGGAAGCCGTCAAGAAGGCCGCACATGGTTCCATGAAGGGAGTGCTGGGTTACACCGAGGACCAG GTGGTGTCCTCTGACTTCATCGGTGACACCCACTCCTCCATCTTTGATGCTGGTGCCGGCATCTCCCTCAACGACAACTTTGTCAAGCTCATTTCCTG GTATGATAACGAGTTCGGCTACAGCAACCGTGTCGCTGACCTGTTGCTGTATATGCACTCCAAGGAGTAA